The bacterium DNA window TTGTGATAAAGTCTGTAAGTGTGGATATAAGCTGTCAAGGGTCGGCACGAAGTGCTGATTTACATGCCCTTGACAGCACCGAAACAATACATTTCATTATCGGGCTCGTGAAAAATATACTTTTTCACAGCCCTCTTAAAAGGACCACGAATAATTACGATTAAGTTTGATAGTCCTCTCTGAATCGTAAATCTTAAAGTGTAATTCTTAAATCATTCTTTGTTCTTTTAATGTATGGGCTGTTATGTGTCTGATTTGTGAATTTTGAGGTTCAGCCCCGTAGTATCTTAAAAGTTAAATCGGTTATTGAATAAAAATACACTTGAAATATTTCGTGAAAGCGGTGATATTTATTTACAAATAAGCATATGATATTATTATTTTTTATAAGGAAAAGGTAAACAAACAGCACATAGCATGAAAGGGACAGCCATGTTTCCCGAAATGTTTCAGAATCGACTTTTTTTTGTCTTAACCGCCTGCTTTTTTGTGGTTTTTTCTTGTTTTTCGCATGCGCAATCCTCCAAAAATATTTCAGGGCGCTATCCGCAGGAGTACAGTGTTCAGCGGGATGACAGTGCGGGTATTCTGACCCTCTCCACTCCTTTTTACACCGTTCAGCACAACATGAAAAAGGGGGGAGCGCTCGATGCGGTCAGGTACACATACGGACGGGCCGGGAACGTGCTCCTCCAGCCGTTGGAAACGAGTGTGCAGGTTTCCGGCGGGACTTTCAGCGATCTCAACAATGCAAACCCAACGGTTGCTTACACGAAAAACGGCAACTATGTGACAGTAACCATAGACTGCCCTCTCCTCGACCGGGACGGTAAAGACGCCGGTATCCGGGTAAAGACTCGATACGAGTACCGCTGGGGGTATGTGAAAATCCACCGTGAATTCCTTTTCCCGGATACTCCGGTGAAAACGGGACGGATAACGGTGCTTTCCACCATATTCGATCCCGGACTCAGCCAGTACGGCTACCGTCAGAATATAAACGAACAGGAGGGAATGAGCCCCTCCGGTTTCGGAGTTTGCCAGTGGAGGATGATGCGGGCGGGAACTCACTTTGACCCTCCTCTCCAGACCCGGTTCGTTCCCCGGTACCTGGTTCTTGCCGATCAGGGAATCGAAGGTATAGAGTGGTTCGTATCGGATGACCTCTCACAGTGGGATTACCAGCTTACCGGTATACCCGGTAACGGGTACTGCTCTGTCGGAGCCTCCACGCGCCCGCTGGGAGTAACAGTTACCGTCAGCCCGCTGAACATCCCCGGTTCGGTGGCGCTCAAAGGCATGTATGCTTTCGACTATTATATCGGTTTTTCCATTCTTGAAGGTCATGCAAACAAACCCTGGCTTCATACCGCATTCAACCGTAACGAGAGTAAATGGGTATCGGAAGCGGAGATAAAACAGTGGGCCGATTCCGGTATACGCACAGCTCACTGTCATAACGACGGCGATTACACCGGCGACGGCAACTTCTGGAGGGATGGTTCCTATCCGCCTTATCCTCCCGAAGATATGAAAAAGTATGACGAAGTGCTCGCGCTCTGCCATAAGTACGGGATCAGGACGGCTACCTATTTTTCCAACAAGGAGTTGCACCCTTCGACAGATGCGTTCCGGAAACATGGCGAGGAATGGGGAAGAAAGCCGGATGATTCGGGTAAGCTCCTTCACAATAAATACGGAAAGGACGAGTTCGGAGCGCAGATGTGCCTGAAATCAGGATGGCTGGATTATCTGAAATTTTCCATCGACCGTGTTCTGAAAAATCACAAACTTGACGGCGTTTACTTCGATTGGAATGTGGCACTATACTGTAACAATCCCCTCCACATTGGGAAAACCTCCAATGGAATTTCGCCGGACCGGGGACTGGGAACTCTGGCGCTTTCGCCCACCGGTCACTGGGACATAGACGAGCTCATCGATCTCATGGAATGGACCCGTGAGCGGGTCGGCCCCGACGGCATGATTATTGTTCACAATACCATGACCCCGATGTTCGTCACCGAAAACTTTTCCGATTATGTGGTCGGGATGGAATGGGGATACGGGAAGCTCTCGGAAGGAGTGCCTCCGATCGACGAGCTCCCCCTCGAGTGGAACTTCGCTGGCGCCCGGTCACGAGGTGTGATCGGTTACGGCACCATTGACCCCGATGCGCCCAAACGACTGCACCGTCTCCTTGCCCTCGAAACGCTCCTGACCGGAGTGGCTCCCTGGCCTGCAAGCCCGGAAGCGAAAGAGCTCTACACCATCCTCCGTCCCCTTGGCGATGTGGAACAATACCGGTTCGAGGACTGGCGGAACAAAGCGGTGACCGTGGAAGGCGCCGACTGCCCATCGGCGGTCTATAGCCGTTCTGGCGAGGCGTATATCCTCCTGGGCAATTTCAATCCCGGGCCGAAGACGGTAACCTGCAGGATCGATCCTAAAGCTCTGCCCTCTGCATTGTCAGCGGTGCATTTCGGAGAGATTCTCGGCGGAGCAGCACCGGTAATGCTCGATGCAGGTAAATTATCCGGAAGCGGTGTGTCGGTTGTCATTCCGGCAGACAGCGCGGTCATGATCCATGCAAAACAATAAGGGTGACGGTTATATGATCTCGACTTTCCGGTTTATTGTAACTAACCGTGATTATTCATGAAAATATTTAACCACGAAGACACAAAGACACAAATCCATATAACATATTATTTGTACTATCATTAGCAATTATTAAACGTTGACATATAAAAAAGATATAAAAAAAAATCCGCGAAAATCCGTGTTCTATTTAATTTTGTGGACAGGCCGGGCTTAATGATTTGAAATGAAATTTGTTAAGGCCGGTAACTTGAGATTTATCGGTATCGATTAAAAGAAGCGAAAGTCTGAAATTATCGCATGAAGCATTGGCGGGGAGGTTTATTGAATATCATCAGGGAAACCGGAGTTACAGATCAAGTCCGTACTTACGGATTTTTTCACGGAGGGTTTTGCGGTTGATACCGAGATAATCTGCGGCTTTGGATTTATGCCCGTCAAACTGCCTGAGTGTTTTGGTGATTTCATTTTTCTCGAGCTCGGCAAGAGAGCCGTCTTCGCGTATACCTGTGTGCTGGCGGATCGCCTCGTCATTGAATGAGAGGTCGTTCAAGCCGATCATGTTCCCCTCACAGTTCACCATGGCGCATTCAACGGCGTTTTTCAACTCACGGACATTTCCAGGCCAGTCGTAATTTTCAAAGAATTGCATTGCATCTCCGGAAAATTTTGTCACGGCCTTTTTTTTGCGGGTATTGAAACCCTTCAGAAAATAATGGGCAAGGGGAAGAATATCATCCCTGCGCTGACGAAGAGGAGGCACATGGATGGGGAATACATTAAAACGGTAAAAAAGGTCTTCGCGGAATGTACCGTTCCGTATCGCATTCTGAAGGTTTTTGTTGGTTGCGGAAATAATCCGTACATCCACTTTAAGCTTTTCCATGCTGCCGATTTTAGAAATTTCCTGTTCCTGGATGACGCGCAGGAGACGTGACTGCATATTGATGCTGATATTTGCAATCTCGTCGA harbors:
- a CDS encoding DUF6259 domain-containing protein yields the protein MKKGGALDAVRYTYGRAGNVLLQPLETSVQVSGGTFSDLNNANPTVAYTKNGNYVTVTIDCPLLDRDGKDAGIRVKTRYEYRWGYVKIHREFLFPDTPVKTGRITVLSTIFDPGLSQYGYRQNINEQEGMSPSGFGVCQWRMMRAGTHFDPPLQTRFVPRYLVLADQGIEGIEWFVSDDLSQWDYQLTGIPGNGYCSVGASTRPLGVTVTVSPLNIPGSVALKGMYAFDYYIGFSILEGHANKPWLHTAFNRNESKWVSEAEIKQWADSGIRTAHCHNDGDYTGDGNFWRDGSYPPYPPEDMKKYDEVLALCHKYGIRTATYFSNKELHPSTDAFRKHGEEWGRKPDDSGKLLHNKYGKDEFGAQMCLKSGWLDYLKFSIDRVLKNHKLDGVYFDWNVALYCNNPLHIGKTSNGISPDRGLGTLALSPTGHWDIDELIDLMEWTRERVGPDGMIIVHNTMTPMFVTENFSDYVVGMEWGYGKLSEGVPPIDELPLEWNFAGARSRGVIGYGTIDPDAPKRLHRLLALETLLTGVAPWPASPEAKELYTILRPLGDVEQYRFEDWRNKAVTVEGADCPSAVYSRSGEAYILLGNFNPGPKTVTCRIDPKALPSALSAVHFGEILGGAAPVMLDAGKLSGSGVSVVIPADSAVMIHAKQ